The Sus scrofa isolate TJ Tabasco breed Duroc chromosome 4, Sscrofa11.1, whole genome shotgun sequence genomic sequence AACCAAACTTGAACCAACTAAGGGAAGATTAACCTCTCtcctgaaaaaagcaaaagcagggagttcccgtcgtggctcagcagaaacaaatcagactagtatccatgaaggtgcaggtgtgatccctggcctcaactcagtgggttaagaatctggcgtggcccttgagctgtggtgtaggtcacagacaaggctcagattccacatccctgtggctgtggtgtataccggcagctacagctccaatcccatCCCtagctgggagcctccatatgccgcgggagcagccctagaaaaggcaaaaaaaaattaaaaccaaaacgAGGTAACTAGTAAGAATGCTAAGATTCCgcatttaatttctgtttctcccCCAGGTGTtaccacatctgcaaagtccctggAAGAGTGATGGGGATTCGAGTGCTTCGTTTCTCCCTGGTGGTCATCCTTGTGTTACTGCTGGTGGCTGGGGCTCTGACCACTTTGCTTCCTAATATCAAAGAAGACAAGATGCTCGCTTTGCGAAGGGAGATCAAATCCCAGGGCAAGTCCCCGCTGGATTCCTTCACTCTCATAATGCAGACGTACAACAGGACAGACCTCCTGCTGAGACTTTTAAATCACTACCAGGCAGTACCGAACCTGCACAAAGTGATCGTGGTGTGGAACAACGTCGGGGAGAAGGGGCCGGATGAGCTGTGGAATTCCCTAGGGCCTCACCCTGTCCCCGTCATCTTCAAACCGCAGACAGCAAACAGGATGAGAAATCGACTGCAGGTCTTTCCTGAACTGGAAACCAGTGGTGAGTTGCAGCTGGGTTCTTAGCCTGACAGGGCTGCAGCTGGCCAGACCTGGGGGCTGGTGCGTGGCTTTGGGGCTGTCTCCTTGTCCTCATTGTCTGGAGAACACAGGGAGATTGAAtcctaagaaagcaaaagaaagaaaaaaaaaaaaaaaagaaagaaagcattttgaaaaacCGAAAGGACAGTTTCTTCTAAGCTCCTGGGAAGACTGTCCTCATGCAACAGTGACAAGAGGTTAATGTTGTGAAAGCAAATATGCCATGATTACATGTTATTGCATGACCGGAAGGTGGTAAAATGCCACTGAACTGAAGCCGAATTTTTTGCCgcctcctttttctcccattcatagCAGTTATATGAGGGTGTAATTTAAAAGatccttgggggagttcccattgtgatgcagcagaaacaaatctgactggtatccatgagaatgcgggttcaatccctggccctgctcagtgggttaagaatctggcgttgccgtgagtggtggtgtagaggttgtagacagggctcagatcccgagtggctgcagcgtaggctggtggcttcagctccaatttgaccctggcctgagaacctccatatgctgctggtgaggctctaaaaaaagagaagaaaagaaaatatctttagttttatttcatgAATTTCTAGGATAATAGATGTTACCTATATGATAATTTCCCCTcaggaaattataaaatcaattatgatttaagcaaaaaaatttttcttctagacAAATCTCTTCaagaatacactttttttttttttttctttttagggccacacccatagcacatggaggttcccaggctaggggttggattggagttacagctgctggccacgccACAGctgaccacaatgccagatcgttcgcccactgagcaaggccagggatcgaacccacatcctcatggatcctagtcaggttctttcaccactgagctacagagggaactccaagaacacacTTTCTAATGTGCTGATTGCATTCAGAAAATCTTTCCCTTGAAGATCTGCCAAGACCACCACCACTGCGTCTTCctggttttgtttccatttccaaactgatttaaaatgttttcctttcgtTTCAGCGGTGCTAATGGTGGACGATGACATGCTAATTAGCGCCCAAGACCttgtttttgctttctctgtttGGCAGGTAATGTTACCATATCCTTTATGAACTCATAATGTCTGCGCTGGTGTCAGCACGGTTTAATGTGGGAGTCACCCAAACCAGTGTAGACGGTAGCTTCCTAAAAGGTAGATGAATTTGTCATAAGGTCATCAGAGTTCTTGAGCTCAGTTGAGCTAACGTGATGGTGATGGTATCTTTTATCTATGTTCGGCTTACATTCAGTAGATTGTGGAGAAGTAGAACCGCCTTTCAAAGAACCATGAGAAAATGATCTAGCACATGGTAGAGCAAAGACTAAAATCCAGAGACACTTGCCACAAGGCCATAGACCTGTATCTCAAGCAAGTAGGGTCTTTCTGTGTTAATATTGTATAGACCTTTCTTTGAAAGGAAGCATTTGTTATATCCACAAAATTGAATTCTGATTCTGAGaccattgtttaaaaattaataatattaatagtacTTCTGTGTGCACCATCGTgatagtttttttcccctttaaatccCAGCTGGGATAAACAGACATAAATTGCCCAATATTCTATAAAAACACCTCTTGTCTATTGAATATGTATTCATAATTGCTGGTTTTTACAAGTTGCCCTACAACTACCTGGAACTGCAATTGCACACACATACTCTGTTGCCCTGTGAAATAATTAAACACTGTGCTACCCAGTAAATGGTCTAATTTACACTATAGTAGCTCTGCTTAATTGGCGACTTGGGATCTAGTAACATTAGCTATTAATGGTAAAGGCTCACAGCTCTCTGCAGAGACCAGCCTTCTCAAAACTTCCGTTTTCAACTTCATGCCTAGTGTACTGATGAACACATTTTTTCCATATCAGCTGTTTTTCCAGCCCCATAAATACAAGCTTCTTAGGCAAAAAGTTCTAATGCATTCGTCCAGCTGTGAGATTTCtatttcaggttaaaaaaaaaa encodes the following:
- the EXTL2 gene encoding exostosin-like 2 isoform X1; this encodes MRCYHICKVPGRVMGIRVLRFSLVVILVLLLVAGALTTLLPNIKEDKMLALRREIKSQGKSPLDSFTLIMQTYNRTDLLLRLLNHYQAVPNLHKVIVVWNNVGEKGPDELWNSLGPHPVPVIFKPQTANRMRNRLQVFPELETSAVLMVDDDMLISAQDLVFAFSVWQQFPDQIVGFVPRKHVATASGVYSYGGFELHTPGFGNGDHYSLVLIGASFFNSKYLDLFQRQPAAVHALLDETQNCDDIAMNFLIAKHTGKTSGVFVKPVNMYNLEKETNGGYSGMWHRAEHFLQRSYCINKLVHIYDSMPLRYSNIMISQFGFPYANHKSKM